One region of Scophthalmus maximus strain ysfricsl-2021 chromosome 15, ASM2237912v1, whole genome shotgun sequence genomic DNA includes:
- the LOC118286611 gene encoding tandem C2 domains nuclear protein encodes MECLKNCCRNFMKRKAREHESQVIKMKMPPTKALTSGRELDEGRRGLAEDYLLSRLPPGGREVPFVLPTFKASYVQPRGARFPNLQAGPQSSARCTYAERKAELLGTRHPNYSPEASFHQGQMAEYLSPGSARRDTLRDRDSTEGPQSPGWTLKPGGPQRLSSSMFDLSSPQSRMQRFDSVSSVLSSTSSAVGSVESSLDSITLSGDERDLGKVCVRLNYQEALEQVWITLVQCSDLNLPPDGAEQPRIGFKGIITIPKPVQFKSSVKDHCQDASFMETFVFALRLQQLRCSALVLRLQTHNPKKRTVAECVLSLRQLGPEETDHWLDLNSPSKSSVCHSELHLTTCFQPVNGRLQLQILAAQNLPASSSPLTQAFFVKAEMHQSGQVLMKKKTRVTKAPGGQCHWAETFHFRLAALGDACSLSVKLYSRSSVRRKQCLGQVHLGSDSPVPEAVEQWKDMMANPEKVVTAWHRLSAS; translated from the exons ATGGAGTGCCTCAAAAACTGCTGCAGGAACTTCATGAAGAGGAAGGCGAGGGAGCACGAGAGCCAAG TGATCAAAATGAAGATGCCTCCTACCAAGGCACTGACCTCCGGACGGGAGctggatgaagggaggagggggctcgCGGAAGATTACCTCCTGTCCAGGCTGCCCCCGGGCGGCAGGGAGGTGCCGTTTGTCCTGCCCACCTTCAAGGCCTCCTACGTCCAGCCCAGAGGCGCCCGCTTCCCCAATTTACAGGCCGGGCCGCAGA GCTCCGCCCGGTGCACGTACGCCGAGAGGAAGGCCGAGCTGTTGGGCACCCGTCACCCCAACTACAGCCCGGAGGCCAGCTTCCATCAGGGCCAGATGGCCGAGTACCTCTCCCCCGGCTCGGCCCGCCGCGACACCCTGAGGGACAGGGACTCCACGGAAGGTCCACAGAGCCCAG GTTGGACTCTGAAGCCGGGCGGCCCGCAGCGCCTGAGCAGCTCCATGTTTGATCTGTCCAGCCCTCAGAGTCGCATGCAG CGCTTCGACTCCGTCTCCAGTGTCCTCAGCAGCACGTCTTCAGCGGTGGGCTCCGTCGAAAGCAGCCTGG ACTCCATCACCCTGTCCGGGGATGAGCGCGACTTGGGGAAGGTATGCGTCCGGCTGAACTACCAGGAGGCTCTGGAGCAGGTGTGGATCACCCTGGTGCAG TGTTCGGACCTCAACCTTCCTCCCGACGGGGCGGAACAACCGAGGATTGGATTCAAGGGGATCATCACCATCCCCAAGCCCGTCCAGTTCAAGAGCTCGGTGAAGGACCACTGTCAG gaCGCCTCCTTCATGGAGACCTTTGTGTTTGCGCTGCGCCTCCAGCAGTTGCGCTGCAGCGCTCTGGTGCTGCGGCTGCAGACGCACAACCCCAAGAAACGCACCGTGGCCGAGTGCGTCCTCTCCTTGCGACAGCTCGGCCCCGAGGAGACGGACCACTGGCTCGACCTCAACTCGCCGTCCAAATCCTCT GTGTGCCACTCTGAGCTGCATCTCACCACCTGCTTTCAGCCGGTCAACGGACGCCTCCAGCTTCAGATCCTTGCTGCGCAGAACCTCCCAgcgtcctcctcccctctcacccaAG CGTTCTTCGTCAAGGCCGAGATGCACCAGTCGGGGCAGGtgctgatgaagaagaagacgcgGGTGACCAAGGCCCCGGGGGGCCAGTGTCACTGGGCGGAGACCTTTCACTTCCGGCTGGCCGCCTTGGGCGACGCCTGCTCGCTGTCGGTCAAACTCTACAGCCGCAGCTCGGTCAGGAGGAAACAGTGTCTCGGACAG GTTCACCTGGGATCGGACAGCCCCGTGCCCGAGGCCGTGGAGCAGTGGAAGGACATGATGGCCAACCCAGAGAAAGTGGTGACGGCGTGGCACCGGCTGAGCGCCTCCTGA
- the fbln5 gene encoding fibulin-5 — MLFEIRSFRSCSSARMLAALVFILLCIQPGHGQSCTEGFAYDRRARQCVDVDECRVLPDACRGDMRCVNQNGGYLCLPRTLYNQPFRPETPALPEPAYPDTSGVFSDPSFIPAARSVEPSYPRVRGTAQCVLGYSAAEDGTCNDIDECETNSHHCNPTQVCINTAGGYTCSCSEGYWLIGGQCQDIDECRYGYCQQLCANVPGSYSCSCNPGFILNPDSRTCQDVDECEDEPCSHGCFNTYGSFMCNCDEGFELASDGTSCIDLDECSFSEFLCQHRCVNTPGSFSCICPPGYYVYEDGRSCEDINECDTGNNTCTTAQVCFNFQGGYTCLDALQCRPPYIEVTDNQCMCSAENPACREKPFTILYRHMDLSSGRSVPADIFQMQATTRYPGAFYIFQIKSGNDGREFYMRQTSNVSATLILSRPITGPKEVVLDLEMVTVNNVINFRGSSIIRLTIFVSEHPF; from the exons ATGCTTTTTGAAATACGCAGCTTCAGGTCTTGCTCTTCTGCAAG GATGTTGGCAGCTCTTGTATTTATCCTGCTCTGTATCCAGCCTGGACACGGACAG TCCTGCACAGAAGGGTTCGCATACGACCGCAGGGCGAGACAGTGTGTAG ATGTGGACGAGTGCCGCGTCCTGCCAGACGCCTGCCGCGGAGACATGCGCTGTGTGAACCAGAACGGCGGCTACCTGTGCCTGCCGAGGACCCTGTACAACCAGCCGTTCAGACCGGAGACCCCGGCCCTGCCCGAGCCGGCTTACCCGGACACGTCGGGCGTATTCTCGGACCCCTCCTTCATCCCCGCGGCCAGGTCCGTGGAGCCCAGCTACCCCAGAGTGAGGGGCACCGCGCAGTGCGTCCTGGGATACTCTGCCGCGGAGGATGGCACCTGTAACG ACATTGACGAGTGTGAGACAAACTCTCACCACTGTAACCCCACCCAGGTCTGCATCAACACGGCAGGCGGGTACACCTGCTCCTGCAGCGAGGGATACTGGCTCATCGGAGGACAGTGTCAGG ATATTGACGAATGTCGCTATGGTTACTGCCAACAGCTGTGTGCCAACGTCCCTGGCTCTTACTCCTGCTCCTGTAACCCCGGCTTCATCCTCAACCCAGACAGCAGGACCTGCCAag ACGTGGACGAGTGTGAAGATGAACCGTGCAGTCACGGCTGCTTCAACACCTACGGCTCCTTCATGTGCAACTGTGACGAGGGATTCGAGTTGGCATCCGATGGCACCTCTTGCATCG ACTTGGATGAGTGCAGCTTCTCTGAGTTTCTGTGTCAGCACAGATGTGTGAACACACCCGGCTCTTTCTCCTGCATCTGTCCGCCGGGATATTATGTATACGAGGACGGCAGGAGTTGTGAAG atATCAATGAATGTGACACTGGTAACAACACCTGTACAACAGCACAAGTATGTTTCAATTTCCAGGGAGGCTACACATGCCTGGATGCTTTACAGTGTCGCCCTCCCTACATCGAAGTTACTGACAA CCAGTGCATGTGTTCAGCTGAGAACCCTGCCTGCAGGGAAAAGCCCTTCACCATTTTGTACCGACACATGGACTTGTCGTCGGGGCGCAGTGTGCCTGCAGACATCTTCCAGATGCAGGCCACCACGCGATACCCGGGCGCCTTCTACATCTTCCAGATTAAGTCGGGCAACGATGGACGGGAGTTTTACATGAGG CAAACCAGCAACGTGAGCGCCACTCTGATCCTGTCGCGGCCGATCACGGGGCCGAAGGAGGTGGTGCTGGACCTGGAGATGGTCACCGTCAACAACGTCATCAACTTCCGAGGCAGCTCCATCATACGCCTGACGATATTTGTGTCGGAGCATCCGTTCTGA
- the trip11 gene encoding thyroid receptor-interacting protein 11 produces the protein MSSWLGGLGSGLGQSLGQVGGSLSTFTGQISNFTKDMLLEGAEEVEDAATELHVSNSRLAEVEASFSTQKSEHDRLRKLHAELEEKLEASEIQIKRQSAEYRSLLQQKDVEISHLKARQSGLQEEVQKLQHSAQSVASIGSAVLPVTTASSTATSSSASSYLSRPSGSHQGFHADEMDLSDVIWSQQEINRLSTEVMRLEAEVSHWRRMSQASTAAAAGAGNGDQGEILKLQRTIKELREEMSREVDEHQHELAALQDVQRQKMSDVTRRHREELSEYEERIEELEEQIHCGGQTSSSSDASQLPELQNHIQSLQEAAEQREKQLAELSASLEEARGKQASLQLEKDEVQEENAGLLQNYMRLQASVSELQTRVQEQEEKALQKAQLDHEIHVLKENLTAAEKEIDRLKNLSDVEPKEEVEHADILELNTIIGVLRQEKELLEEEKLNLQERLKVAEEQMVTDNGGDSGESQSVEDLRVELERREKALRATEEERDTLMSELEELDRQNLEATQHMISVKEQLSGQLKEAEAELTRLTAELNTTKDHRRKLEQEVETQKEKTSQSAFTLNDLHMGKQQLEQTVKELKDKLGCAQEQSREARKETTELKRTLQEKEELLSAAKAELHQAGERRSEAWGTKEELAGNESELTDLRRELDEMRSSQEKVMSAGYELKMENGRLKAENEQARSKVKEVTKQMKESQVALNRTVLEKDTRIEALKLEKNQLDGDLRQAERTLTERAKQYQQTFEELTRARSMDASALQTEHERAIKLNQEKDVEIAQLRRDMEQMASDHRDTNEMLSITVAGQKQLTDLLQEKDIFMDTVKQNAADIQAEMENSIFVATKEAEMLRKALEEKDRQLGGMKEENSHLKEEIDRIRDQQSRPQPLSEPRTLDIITELETEITQLTSSRDGLDEEVQTLRRTTEEQQASLLLSQQSLQAQQSELEQARARNQQTTLNYDRLIHARDEDIARLQQTLDRLSVSQGRADSPPVQGEVILQEDKTQTLNQENGNEKHDLSKVEIEKLVRGIKEKETEISQLNEKNLSLTRQLDQLVVSRDEVGKLSQAILQKDLEIQALHARISMGGGGGHSQDVMFLQQQLQAYAVEREQVLAVLNEKARENSQLRSDYHRLMDIMAGKEAALLKLQQENQRLSNMSDPSGSQEMFKETIQNLSRIIREKDIEIDALTQKCQTLVTVLQASSGETGAGSGGVSSNQFEELLQERDALKQQVKKMEEWKQQVITTIKNMQHESAQLQEELIRLQGQVTADSDSSSKLSVDYARLIQSYEQKERRLGSLGQELAQVQQTITQLSSTKDVLLGKLDGAAQTPAEAVVAQYSEPSLTTDAPSHQTASPVNNENLQGELEQLQRQLAEKENMIRTLQENNHRLSNSASASENDQRTQAEEVRQIRERLDAQQRSVREKDLLIKTKGDQLIHVSEALRNRENDNEVLKQAVTNLKERALILEMDVRKLKEENELVVARSREKESEFRALQETNMQFSLLLREKEFELSAMSEKSATVERMLKDKEQGKSGELNQLLNELKSMQEKAVAFQLERDQVMMALKQKQMETTAVQTELQHVRDKEQRLNLELERLRNHLLEIEDSYTREAVSAEDRETELRRRVAMLDEKLATSSSAVENASQQASMQVESLQEQLSRVVKQRDDALIQLRTSQEQVNQYAVSLSNLQMVLEQFQQEEKTMYSAELEKNRREKEEWRRKALKAEDQASALQMNLDEANSALDSASRLTDQLDLKEEQLEELTKQVDVRQEMLEEAQRKVMSLLNSTEGKIDKVLMRNLFLGYFHSPKTKRADVLRLMGNVLGLSREDVDKMLEGDGRHGVTGWVSSWLGGRGAQSVPNTPHLTTSGQGLNSSFSEMFVKFLEMESTPSLPAPKLPFHDINPLSAPPPRRTGTAAASSNIAGAAAAASKRAGESNPFLAPRSAAVPLLGGSTSSGSGGHLLMKPISGHLPSFTPVPVSAEDSGGAVLKDLLKQ, from the exons ATGTCATCGTGGCTGGGCGGACTGGGCTCCGGCCTCGGCCAGTCCCTGGGCCAGGTCGGCGGCAGCCTGTCGACGTTCACCGGGCAGATATCGAACTTCACCAAAGACATGTTGCTGGAAGGCGCGGAGGAAGTCGAAG ACGCTGCCACAGAACTGCACGTGTCCAACTCCAGGTTGGCTGAAGTCGAGGCTTCGTTCTCCACTCAGAAATCTGAG CACGACAGATTAAGAAAGCTGCACGCAGAGCtcgaggagaagctggaggcgTCGGAGATCCAGATCAAACGACAGTCTGCGGAATACAGGAGTCTTCTGCAACAGAAAGAT GTGGAGATCAGTCACCTGAAAGCTCGGCAGAGTGGACTCCAGGAAGAAGTCCAGAAGCTGCAGCATTCGGCCCAGTCGGTGGCGTCCATTGGCTCCGCGGTGCTGCCCGTCACCACCGCCTCCTCCACGGCCACATCGTCCTCTGCTTCGTCTTACCTGTCGCGGCCCTCGGGCTCCCACCAGGGCTTCCACGCCGACGAGATGGACCTCAGCGACGTCATCTGGTCGCAGCAGGAGATCAACCGGCTGTCGACAGAAGTCATGCGACTGGAGGCTGAGGTCTCACACTGGAGGAGAATGTCTCAG gcatcaacagcagcagcagcaggagctggtAATGGCGACCAGGGTGAGATTCTCAAACTTCAAAGGACTATTAAG GAGCTGCGAGAGGAGATGAGTCGTGAGGTGGATGAACACCAGCATGAACTGGCAGCTCTGCAGGACGTCCAGCGGCAGAAGATGTCCGATGTCACGCGGCGACACAGAGAAGAGCTGTCGGAGTACGAGGAGAGGatagaggagctggaggaacagATTCACTGTG GTGGTCAAACCAGTTCCTCTTCGGACGCCTCCCAGCTGCCCGAGCTCCAGAACCACATACAGTCCCTGCAGGAAGCGGCAGAGCAGCGGGAGAAGCAGCTGGCCGAGCTGTCTGCCAGCCTTGAGGAGGCGCGGGGGAAACAGGCCTcgctgcagctggagaaggaCGAGGTCCAGGAAGAGAACGCCGGGCTGCTGCAGAATTACATGCGGCTGCAGGCATCTGTCTCCGAGCTCCAGACGCGAgttcaggagcaggaggagaaggctCTGCAGAAAGCCCAGCTAGACCACGAGATCCATGTTTTGAAAGAGAACCTTACAG CTGCAGAAAAGGAAATAGACAGATTGAAAAACCTGTCTGAC gTTGAACCAAAGGAAGAAGTTGAGCATGCAGACATCTTAGAACTGAACACCATCATTGGGGTGTTGAGACAAGAGAAGGAACTCCTCGAAGaagaaaag ctcaaTCTGCAAGAAAGACTTAAAGTAGCAGAGGAACAAATGGTGACTGATAACGGAGGTGATTCTGGAGAGTCGCAGTCAGTGGAGGATCTGAGGGTGGAGCTGGAGCGGAGAGAGAAGGCCCTGAGAGCCACCGAGGAGGAACGAGACACTCTGATGTCTGAGCTGGAAGAACTAGACCGGCAAAACCTGGAGGCAACGCAG CATATGATCTCAGTGAAGGAGCAGCTCTCTGGGCAGCTGAAGGAGGCCGAAGCAGAGCTGACGAGACTGACCGCAGAGCTCAACACAACCAAAGACCATAGAAGGAAACTGGAGCAAGAGGTGGAGACCCAAAAGGAGAAGACCAGCCAGAGCGCTTTCACTCTTAACGACCTGCATATGGGTAAACAGCAGTTGGAACAGACGGTGAAGGAGCTGAAGGACAAACTGGGATGTGCgcaggagcagagcagggaggCACGAAAAGAAACCACAGAGCTGAAGAGAACTttgcaggagaaagaggagctgcTATCTGCTGCTAAGGCAGAGCTGCATCAGGCAGGGGAGAGAAGAAGTGAAGCATGGGGAACTAAAGAGGAGCTGGCAGGGAACGAGAGCGAGTTGACGGACCTCAGACGAGAGTTGGATGAAATGAGGAGCTCGCAGGAGAAGGTGATGTCCGCAGGCTATGAGTTGAAGATGGAGAATGGCAGGTTGAAGGCAGAGAATGAGCAGGCTCGGAGTAAAGTAAAGGAAGTGACCAAGCAGATGAAGGAGAGTCAGGTTGCTCTGAACAGGACCGTACTGGAAAAGGACACTCGCATCGAAGCGTTGAAGCTCGAGAAGAATCAGCTGGACGGCGATTTGAGGCAGGCTGAACGGACGCTGACCGAAAGGGCAAAACAGTACCAGCAGACGTTCGAGGAGTTGACTCGAGCCCGCTCCATGGACGCCTCGGCTTTACAGACAGAGCACGAACGCGCCATCAAACTCAACCAGGAGAAAGACGTGGAGATAGCCCAGCTGCGGAGAGACATGGAGCAGATGGCGTCGGATCACAGAGACACCAACGAGATGCTCTCGATCACAGTCGCGGGGCAGAAGCAGCTGACAgatctgctgcaggagaaggacATCTTCATGGATACTGTCAAACAAAACGCTGCGGATATACAAGCGGAGATGGAGAACAGTATCTTTGTTGCGACCAAAGAAGCCGAAATGCTCCGAAAGGCACTGGAGGAGAAGGATAGACAGCTGGGGGGTATGAAGGAGGAGAACAGCCATTTGAAAGAGGAGATCGACCGCATTAGAGATCAGCAGAGCAGACCGCAACCTCTGTCTGAGCCCAGGACCCTGGACATTATCACGGAGCTGGAGACGGAGATCACCCAGCTCACGTCCAGCAGGGACGGTCTGGATGAGGAGGTCCAGACCCTGAGGAGAACCACGGAGGAGCAGCAGGCCTCCCTCCTGCTGTCGCAGCAATCCCTGCAGGCTCAGCAGAGCGAGCTCGAGCAGGCTCGCGCTCGCAATCAGCAGACCACTCTCAACTACGACCGACTCATACATGCCCGGGACGAAGACATAGCTCGCCTGCAGCAGACGCTAGACCGGCTCAGTGTGAGCCAGGGCCGCGCCGACTCGCCACCTGTGCAGGGGGAGGTCATCCTGCAGGAGGATAAGACCCAGACGCTAAATCAGGAGAACGGCAACGAGAAGCACGACCTGTCCAAGGTCGAAATAGAAAAACTGGTGAGAGGCATcaaggagaaagagacggagatcAGCCAACTGAACGAGAAAAACCTCTCGTTGACCAGACAACTGGATCAGCTGGTGGTGTCTCGCGACGAGGTGGGTAAACTCTCTCAGGCGATCCTGCAGAAGGATCTCGAGATCCAGGCGCTTCATGCCCGCATCTCCATGGGCGGCGGTGGCGGACACAGCCAGGACGTCAtgttcctgcagcagcagctgcaggcgtACGCCGTGGAGAGAGAGCAAGTGCTGGCCGTGCTCAACGAGAAGGCCAGGGAGAACAGCCAGCTTCGCTCAGATTACCACCGCCTCATGGATATCATGGCGGGGAAGGAAGCGGCTCTGCTTAAGCTCCAGCAGGAGAACCAGCGCCTCTCCAACATGAGCGACCCCTCGGGAAGCCAGGAGATGTTCAAGGAGACCATCCAGAACCTGTCCCGCATCATCAGGGAGAAGGACATCGAGATCGACGCGTTGACCCAGAAGTGCCAAACCCTGGTGACCGTCCTGCAGGCGTCCTCCGGAGAGACTGGCGCAGGCTCGGGCGGCGTCAGCAGCAACCAGttcgaggagctgctgcaggagagggaCGCGCTGAagcagcaggtgaagaagatggaggagtgGAAGCAGCAGGTGATCACGACCATCAAGAACATGCAGCACGAGTCAgcgcagctgcaggaggagctgatTAGGCTGCAGGGTCAGGTGACTGCCGACAGCGACTCAAGCTCCAAACTGTCGGTGGACTACGCTCGACTGATCCAGAGCTACgagcagaaggagaggagacTGGGAAGTCTGGGTCAGGAACTTGCTCAGGTCCAGCAGACCATCACCCAGCTCAGCTCCACCAAGGACGTCCTGTTGGGTAAACTGGACGGTGCAGCGCAGACTCCTGCTGAAGCTGTAGTTGCTCAGTACAGTGAACCCTCTCTCACGACAGACGCTCCCAGCCACCAGACAGCGTCACCCGTCAACAACGAGAATCTGCAGGGAGAACTTGAACAATTGCAAAGACAGCTGGCTGAGAAGGAAAACATGATCAGGACTCTTCAGGAGAACAACCACCGTCTCTCCAACTCGGCGTCCGCCTCGGAGAACGATCAGAGGACTCAGGCCGAGGAGGTTCGGCAGATCCGGGAGAGGCTCGACGCTCAGCAGAGATCGGTGAGGGAGAAAGACCTGCTCATCAAGACCAAAGGAGACCAACTGATTCACGTCAGCGAGGCGCTGCGCAACCGCGAGAACGACAACGAGGTGCTGAAACAGGCCGTGACCAACCTGAAAGAGCGGGCTCTCATTCTGGAAATGGACGTGAGgaagctgaaggaggagaacgAGCTCGTTGTGGCACGCTCGCGAGAAAAGGAGTCGGAGTTCAGGGCACTGCAGGAAACCAACATGCagttctccctcctcctcagggaaAAGGAGTTTGAACTGAGTGCGATGAGCGAGAAATCGGCAACCGTGGAGAGGATGCTGAAGGACAAAGAGCAG GGTAAGTCCGGTGAGCTGAATCAGCTCCTGAATGAACTGAAGTCCATGCAGGAGAAGGCTGTAGCCTTCCAGCTGGAGAGGGATCAGGTGATGATGGCACTCAAGCAGAAACAAATGGAGACCACGGCAGTACAGACTGAG CTTCAGCACGTGAGGGATAAAGAGCAGCGTCTCAACTTGGAGCTTGAGCGGCTGCGCAATCACCTCTTGGAGATTGAGGACTCGTACACGAGAGAGGCCGTCTCCGCAGAGGACAGGGAGACAGAACTACGAAGGAGGGTGGCGATGCTGGACGAGAAACTGGCCACATCCTCGAGTGCAGTGGAGAACGCCAG CCAACAGGCCAGCATGCAGGTGGAGTctctgcaggagcagctgaGCAGAGTGGTGAAGCAGAGGGACGACGCACTCATACAACTCCGAACGTCCCAGGAGCAGGTCAACCAGTATGCAGTGTCGCTGTCCAACCTGCAGATGGTGCTAGAGCAATTCCAACAAG AAGAGAAAACCATGTACTCGGCAGAACTCgaaaaaaacaggagggagaaggaggagtggaGAAGAAAAGCTCTGAAGGCGGAAGACCAAGCATCTGCTCTTCAG ATGAACCTCGACGAGGCGAACTCTGCCCTGGATTCAGCATCTCGCCTCACTGATCAGCTCGATCTGAAAGAGGAGCAACTTGAAGAGCTGACAAAACAAG TGGATGTGAGACAGGAGATGTTGGAGGAGGCGCAGAGGAAAGTGATGAGCCTTCTGAACAGCACGGAGGGGAAGATAGATAA GGTCCTGATGCGTAACCTGTTCTTAGGATACTTCCACTCACCCAAAACCAAGCGTGCTGACGTGCTGAGGCTCATGGGAAACGTTTTGGGACTGAGTCGAGAAGATGTCGATAAG ATGTTGGAGGGCGATGGGCGCCACGGTGTCACCGGATGGGTGTCGAGTTGGCTCGGAGGCCGAGGAGCACAGAGCGTCCCGAACACTCCACATTTGACCACCAGCGGCCAGGGGCTCAACTCG TCCTTCTCAGAAATGTTTGTGAAGTTCCTGGAGATGGAGTCGACTCCCTCGCTTCCCGCGCCGAAGCTCCCATTTCACGACATCAATCCTCTGAGTGCCCCGCCCCCGAGGAGAACCGGCACCGCTGCAGCTTCCAGCAACAtcgcag gAGCCGCGGCAGCAGCCAGCAAGCGAGCCGGCGAGTCCAATCCTTTCCTGGCGCCTCGCTCGGCGGCTGTGCCTCTGCTCGGCGGCTCCACCTCCAGTGGCTCGGGAGGCCACCTGCTGATGAAGCCCATCTCCGGCCACCTGCCCTCCTTCACGCCCGTGCCGGTGTCGGCCGAGGACAGCGGCGGAGCTGTGCTCAAAGACTTGTTAAAGCAGTGA
- the golga5 gene encoding golgin subfamily A member 5 — MSWFTDLAGKAETFLNKVDQGAATALSTTQERTSSFSSPYGGESYVNPEYNAAGYKTDAAGTDHHAYASSHDAPGFISAAAGNIKRSSATLLAGTANVATSTLSGSGSSAASNSAKTSSGFVRPRKSEQDVDDDMLFDFLNSSDPPASNRRDSRRELVKVAVPVAEAQDLTPPPAAITPYTIPSAPSTPPATRGVSRASSMSSLSAHSMKNSEESSAKEQSQDTPESSDSGLAVPQESRRQEPPPPTEEPQSQILSSLRLENQLLRSEVASLNQEMASVIQRAKDLQDELNQARLRADRRNSEQSHTDRTLRELRSHVDDLTEALSAKDGQLAVLKIRLDEADQLLKSRCAALEEAQKESTRIMLDHSEGSNVQSQALETIQERLREADLALRREQDSYRQMQSEYAGRLSKLEAERQTLAETVTAADRRAAEERLRVDDVQQQLKSAKATAESAKQELQDYKHKASRILQSKEKLISSLKEGSGLDTLDGGGAIALELEEVRHEKELQREEIQKLQGQVHTLRTEIQDLENQALTEAEAWREQQVQLQEQQALQNRVKQEVEAEVERYKQELQYLEEEQHRAKITLQSRIKDREDEIQKLRNQLTNKTLSSSSQTELENRLHQLTETLIQKQTMLEALGTEKSSLAFQLERLEQQLKDAQGGQSGGPSINMSGLEGPGAGARQRNTPVLFSDQDSPGMYGKVRKAASTIDRFSIRLGIFLRRYPIARVFVILYMAVLHLWVMIVLLTYTPEMHHGLPDGR; from the exons ATGTCCTGGTTTACCGACTTGGCTGGGAAAGCTGAAACCTTCCTGAACAAAGTGGACCAAGGAGCTGCCACGGCCCTGAGCACAACCCAGGAGAGAACGTCCTCCTTCTCGTCGCCCTACGGAGGAGAATCCTATGTCAATCCTGAGTACAACGCTGCCGGGTACAAGACCGACGCCGCCGGGACAGATCATCACGCCTATGCGTCCTCTCACGATGCACCGGGCTTCATCTCTGCAGCGGCTGGCAACATCAAGAGATCCAGTGCGACCTTGCTCGCTGGCACAGCCAATGTGGCCACCAGTACCCTGTCTGGTTCCGGCAGCAGCGCCGCCTCCAACTCTGCCAAGACGTCGTCCGGCTTTGTGAGGCCCAGAAAAAGTGAGCAGGATGTGGACGACGACATGCTCTTTGACTTTCTGAACAGCTCGGACCCCCCGGCCAGCAACAGGAGGGATTCAAGAAGGGAACTTGTGAAAGTGGCAGTACCAGTTGCTGAGGCCCAAGACCTGACACCTCCCCCTGCCGCCATCACTCCTTATACAATCCCCTCAGCCCCGTCCACGCCCCCCGCAACCCGCGGCGTGTCCAGGGCATCGAGCATGAGTTCGCTCTCTGCTCACAGCATGAAAAATTCAGAGGAGAGCTCCGCTAAAGAGCAAAGCCAAG acacacctgAGAGTTCAGACTCGGGCTTGGCTGTGCCTCAGGAGTCCAGGAGGCAGGAGCCTCCGCCCCCAACAGAGGAGCCACAAAGCCAGATCTTGTCCAGCCTGCGTCTGGAGAACCAGCTGCTGCGTAGTGAAGTGGCTTCCCTCAACCAGGAGATGGCTTCAGTCATCCAGAGAGCAAAAGACTTGCAAGAcg AATTGAACCAGGCCAGATTACGTGCAGACAGAAGGAACTCGGAGCAGTCTCATACTGACCGTACGTTGCGGGAACTTCGGTCACATGTCGATGACCTGACGGAGGCTCTTTCGGCCAAAGACGGTCAACTGGCAGTGCTGAAAATCCGACTGGATGAAGCCGATCAGCTACTGAAGTCCCGCTGTGCTGCACTGGAGGAGGCGCAGAAGGAAAGTACAAG gattATGCTTGATCATTCAGAAGGGAGCAACGTGCAGTCTCAAGCTCTTGAGACGATTCAGGAGAGGCTGCGAGAGGCTGATCTGGCCCTCAGGAGGGAACAGGACAGCTACCGGCAGATGCAG AGTGAATACGCCGGTCGACTGTCCAAACTCGAGGCGGAGAGGCAGACCCTTGCGGAGACGGTGACCGCAGCAGATCGACGCGCTGCAGAGGAGAGGCTCAGGGTGGACGACGTCCAGCAGCAACTGAAAAGTGCCAAAGCCACAGCGGAGTCGGCAAAGCAGGAGTTACAAGACTACAAGCACAAAGCTTCCCGCATCCTACAA TCCAAAGAGAAGCTGATCAGCAGTTTGAAGGAGGGATCTGGTCTTGACACCCTGGACGGCGGCGGGGCCATtgctctggagctggaggaggtgcgTCACGagaaagagctgcagagggaggagatcCAAAAACTACAGGGGCAAGTGCACACACTTCGTACAGAAATACAG gaTTTGGAGAACCAGGCCCTGACGGAGGCGGAGGCGTGGCGGGAGCAGCaggtgcagctgcaggagcaaCAAGCCTTACAGAACAGAGTGAAacaggaggtggaggctgaggttGAGCGCTACAAACAG GAGCTGCAGTACCTTGAGGAAGAGCAGCATCGAGCCAAAATCACTCTGCAAAGTCGAATCAAAGACCGAGAAGATGAAATCCAAAAACTCAGGAACCAG TTGACCAACAAgactctcagcagcagcagccaaacgGAGCTGGAAAATCGCCTCCACCAGCTGACGGAGACGCTGATCCAGAAGCAGACGATGCTGGAGGCCCTGGGCACAGAAAAGAGTTCGCTGGCGTTCCAGCTGGAGcgtctggagcagcagctgaaggacGCTCAGGGAGGACAGAGTGGGGGGCCCTCCATCAACATGAGCGGCCTCGAGGGGCCGGGGGCAG GAGCTCGGCAAAGAAACACCCCAGTCCTCTTCAGCGATCAGGACAGTCCAGGAATGTACGGCAAAGTGCGCAAGGCAGCGAGCACCATTGACCGTTTCAG CATCAGATTGGGAATCTTCTTGAGGCGCTACCCGATTGCCAGAGTTTTTGTTATCCTATACATG gcTGTACTACACCTGTGGGTCATGATTGTCCTTCTGACGTACACACCAGAAATGCACCACGGGCTTCCTGATGGAAGATAG